In candidate division WOR-3 bacterium, one DNA window encodes the following:
- a CDS encoding bifunctional folylpolyglutamate synthase/dihydrofolate synthase, with the protein MTYSQAVQFLDSLVNYEKLAGPRNEFKLDNIRRLLELAGSPERRMRSVILVAGTKGKGSVCYMLESALRGCKLSTGMFVSPHVLDVRERIQLDGRPIPKRLFASLAARLAPFVSSVRPSSLVPRTDGVPVSYFEMTTAMAFLLFAERQPDYSVIEVGLGGRLDATNLSDPQISVITRIGYDHLKVLGNTLTKIAGEKAGIMRKGRSVVIGEQEPEALAALKRKARDAGARLVRSESSVSVRSTEATASGLSFRARCRHGAGEIVLPLLGHHQVENCQTALAVLNELSMRDRRIKFGRVARGLGTVSIPARCQVVRRSSLSAYRSALVIVDSCHNPESGRALANVLRDHLPKLRTTNRRLPHPRPLPEGEGRGEGRQSPRVILVYGSLGGKLVEETVAPLAPFVDRAVLVQPDNPRAMPLAELKRVFSRLRIGHVTAPDIRAALFLARQSAICNLQSAMPVVVAGSFYLAGEVLKVLGPAQRRRAWPASAGV; encoded by the coding sequence ATGACTTATTCGCAGGCCGTCCAGTTCCTCGACAGCCTCGTCAACTACGAGAAGCTGGCCGGGCCTCGCAACGAGTTCAAGCTCGACAATATCCGCCGGCTGCTTGAGCTGGCCGGCAGTCCCGAACGCAGGATGCGCAGTGTCATACTCGTCGCCGGTACCAAGGGCAAAGGTTCAGTCTGCTACATGCTTGAATCAGCCTTGCGCGGCTGCAAACTCTCGACCGGCATGTTCGTCTCGCCGCACGTCCTCGACGTCCGCGAGCGAATCCAGCTTGACGGCAGGCCGATTCCCAAGCGTCTGTTTGCTTCGCTCGCCGCCCGCCTCGCTCCATTTGTGTCCTCAGTTCGTCCCTCGTCCCTGGTCCCTCGCACCGACGGCGTCCCGGTCAGCTACTTCGAGATGACCACGGCCATGGCTTTTCTTCTCTTTGCCGAGAGACAGCCGGACTACTCGGTCATAGAAGTTGGGCTGGGTGGCAGGCTCGATGCCACAAACCTCTCCGATCCACAGATCTCAGTGATCACCCGCATCGGGTACGACCACCTGAAGGTGCTGGGCAACACACTGACCAAGATTGCGGGGGAGAAGGCGGGCATCATGCGCAAGGGCAGATCGGTCGTCATCGGCGAGCAGGAACCCGAAGCGCTCGCGGCGCTCAAGCGCAAGGCGCGCGATGCGGGCGCACGGTTGGTGCGTTCCGAATCGTCGGTGTCGGTTCGATCCACCGAGGCCACTGCGAGCGGTCTGAGTTTCCGCGCACGCTGCCGGCATGGAGCCGGCGAGATTGTCTTGCCGCTGCTCGGCCATCATCAAGTCGAGAACTGCCAAACCGCGCTGGCGGTGCTCAACGAGCTCTCGATGCGCGACCGCCGCATCAAGTTCGGGCGAGTCGCCCGAGGTTTGGGGACCGTATCGATTCCAGCCCGGTGCCAGGTGGTCCGGCGCTCATCACTCAGCGCCTATCGTTCAGCGCTTGTCATCGTCGACTCCTGCCACAACCCCGAGTCGGGTCGCGCCCTCGCCAACGTCCTCCGCGACCACCTCCCCAAGCTTCGAACCACCAATCGTCGACTCCCTCACCCTCGCCCTCTTCCAGAGGGAGAGGGAAGGGGTGAGGGTCGCCAATCACCGAGGGTCATCTTGGTCTACGGCTCGCTGGGGGGGAAGCTCGTGGAGGAGACCGTCGCGCCGCTCGCACCGTTCGTTGACAGAGCGGTGCTTGTCCAGCCGGACAATCCACGCGCGATGCCGCTGGCCGAACTCAAGCGGGTCTTCTCACGCCTCCGCATCGGTCATGTTACCGCTCCTGACATACGCGCAGCCCTGTTTCTCGCACGCCAATCCGCAATCTGCAATCTGCAATCTGCAATGCCTGTTGTCGTCGCTGGCTCCTTTTACCTGGCCGGTGAAGTTCTCAAGGTTCTCGGTCCTGCGCAGCGTCGCCGCGCATGG
- the lpxA gene encoding acyl-ACP--UDP-N-acetylglucosamine O-acyltransferase has protein sequence MGRYWNLTSRSPDPSFPLSGGIHPSSVVGPRVDFGPGCDVGPFCHFEGRVRAGERNRFGAGVAIGGAPMDTKYEGEDTEVRIGSGNTFFEYTTVHRASGKGNATVIGDDNFVMAYVHIAHNCSVGNGCVITNLVQLGGHVEVGDLANIGGLVGIHQFCRIGTLAMVGAHTYVNKDIPPYMLAAGHPCRVRGLNSVGLRRAGISQSVQSLLRRAYRAIYRGGLNLAQALSTIESDVLPQSAAGGGGRNELEELIRFIRSSERGVELRCGREEQEWS, from the coding sequence GTGGGTAGGTACTGGAACCTGACCAGTCGATCTCCCGATCCCTCGTTTCCTTTGTCTGGTGGTATCCATCCTTCCTCCGTAGTCGGTCCACGAGTCGATTTCGGTCCCGGCTGCGACGTTGGCCCATTCTGTCACTTCGAGGGACGGGTCAGAGCCGGGGAACGAAACCGGTTTGGGGCAGGCGTGGCGATTGGTGGCGCGCCGATGGATACCAAGTACGAGGGCGAAGATACCGAGGTGCGCATCGGCTCGGGGAACACCTTCTTTGAGTACACCACGGTGCACCGCGCAAGCGGGAAAGGGAACGCGACCGTCATCGGCGACGACAACTTCGTCATGGCCTATGTCCACATCGCACACAACTGCAGCGTCGGCAATGGGTGCGTCATAACTAACCTCGTCCAATTGGGCGGGCACGTCGAGGTAGGTGACCTCGCCAACATCGGCGGGCTCGTCGGCATCCACCAGTTCTGTCGCATCGGGACGCTGGCGATGGTCGGTGCGCATACATACGTCAACAAGGACATCCCTCCATACATGCTGGCCGCCGGCCACCCGTGCCGCGTGCGCGGTCTGAACTCGGTCGGCCTGCGACGTGCCGGGATCAGTCAGTCCGTGCAGAGCCTGCTGCGCCGAGCCTATCGGGCAATCTACCGAGGAGGCCTGAATCTGGCCCAGGCTCTATCTACGATCGAATCCGACGTGCTGCCGCAGAGCGCAGCGGGGGGCGGCGGAAGAAATGAACTGGAGGAACTGATCCGCTTCATTCGTTCCAGCGAACGCGGAGTCGAGTTGCGCTGCGGGCGAGAGGAACAGGAGTGGTCGTGA
- the fabZ gene encoding 3-hydroxyacyl-ACP dehydratase FabZ has translation MLGIEQIKEMLPHREPFLFIDAVTKLESNLIEGYRDIKAEEFYFAGHFPGFPVMPGVLMVEAIAQIGIMLVCKVREERRGRKTLFAGIESVRFRRQVSPGDRLLFSADIVGGRSSVYKIHGTAKVGDELACEAIVIGALR, from the coding sequence GTGCTTGGTATTGAACAGATCAAGGAGATGTTGCCGCACCGCGAACCTTTCTTGTTCATTGACGCCGTTACGAAGCTCGAATCCAATCTGATTGAGGGGTATCGGGATATCAAGGCAGAGGAGTTCTACTTCGCCGGCCACTTCCCCGGGTTCCCGGTGATGCCCGGTGTGCTGATGGTAGAGGCCATTGCCCAGATCGGAATCATGCTCGTGTGCAAGGTCCGCGAGGAGCGACGCGGCCGAAAGACGCTCTTTGCCGGAATCGAAAGCGTGCGGTTCCGTCGTCAAGTCTCACCCGGCGACCGCCTGCTGTTTTCGGCCGATATCGTGGGTGGTCGGTCTTCGGTCTACAAGATTCACGGCACGGCGAAGGTGGGCGACGAACTCGCCTGCGAGGCGATTGTCATCGGCGCGCTGCGGTAG